One Ferviditalea candida DNA window includes the following coding sequences:
- a CDS encoding YlaN family protein → MSSSEIMLNLNQKAINLLQEDADKIEKLIEVQMDTLTNRRCPLYEEVLDTQMYGLSREIDFAVRAGLLTETIGKEIMSRLERNLAKLYEALSVNEGNE, encoded by the coding sequence ATGTCTTCATCGGAAATCATGCTTAATTTGAATCAGAAAGCGATCAATCTTCTTCAGGAAGATGCCGATAAAATCGAAAAGCTCATTGAAGTCCAGATGGACACGTTGACCAATCGAAGGTGTCCTTTGTATGAAGAGGTTTTGGATACGCAAATGTACGGATTATCGAGAGAGATCGATTTTGCGGTGCGCGCGGGCCTTTTAACGGAAACGATTGGCAAAGAAATTATGAGCAGGCTGGAAAGAAATTTGGCGAAACTGTACGAGGCGCTCAGTGTTAATGAAGGGAATGAATGA
- a CDS encoding SDR family oxidoreductase — MDLGFKGSVAVVTAASKGLGAAIAEELAREGANLVLCSRDQISISVLADRLSKQYGVKTLGLAADVSLVRDIDMLIDHTMSEFGRVDALLCNAGGPKGGSFLSMTDEDWEKAFQTNLMSTVRLIRGFYPHLKVTGGKIVTIASSSVKIPIPGLVLSNTFRAGVAGLMKTLASELGPSGILLNTVSPGRILTDRVVEIDEARAQREGKSLVQVQQEVIQEIPLGRYGQPKELAVFAAFLLSKQNTYVTGSTFFIDGGMVKAL; from the coding sequence ATGGATTTGGGTTTCAAGGGAAGCGTTGCGGTTGTAACCGCTGCAAGCAAAGGTCTCGGGGCGGCTATCGCTGAGGAACTGGCCAGGGAAGGAGCGAATCTGGTTCTCTGCAGCAGGGATCAGATCAGCATTTCCGTTCTTGCAGACAGGTTGAGCAAACAATACGGAGTCAAGACGCTGGGTTTGGCGGCTGATGTCAGCCTTGTTCGGGATATCGACATGTTGATCGACCATACGATGAGTGAGTTTGGAAGAGTCGATGCATTGCTCTGCAATGCGGGCGGCCCTAAGGGGGGAAGCTTTCTTTCGATGACGGATGAAGATTGGGAAAAGGCATTTCAGACCAATTTAATGAGCACAGTTCGCTTGATTCGCGGATTCTACCCTCATCTAAAGGTAACCGGGGGGAAAATCGTTACAATTGCTTCCTCATCCGTCAAAATTCCGATTCCGGGCCTAGTGCTTTCCAATACGTTTCGCGCCGGGGTCGCCGGCCTAATGAAAACGTTAGCGAGTGAACTTGGTCCTTCCGGGATTCTGCTGAATACCGTTTCACCGGGAAGAATCTTAACCGATCGGGTGGTGGAGATTGATGAGGCCAGAGCCCAGCGGGAAGGGAAGTCATTGGTGCAGGTGCAGCAGGAGGTCATACAGGAAATCCCATTGGGCCGCTATGGCCAACCGAAGGAATTGGCCGTTTTTGCCGCTTTTCTGCTCTCGAAGCAAAATACATATGTTACAGGCTCGACCTTTTTTATTGACGGCGGCATGGTCAAGGCTTTATAG
- a CDS encoding diguanylate cyclase, producing the protein MNGNLKEDYVDGQQLSGWDEASDAKQTELFSHALLRDSFLSWASQLKTDSVFKDGILFVCDASGELIDSTAMSSNHGAQVETVSPAFLQGAAWSEANLGRNAVATAMKSRLPSRGGAEGLDAASLKGFVTYAVPCRAFGQVSCYLGLLQPSGKETGSELALMKASAPAFGLQLELLTEKKKSEHLNEMHEYNQAELTKRDLLIETSKKLHSKIDADSVLAEIFQSFEKIYPSVEIDLFLSQDSHSSNLPVKPLIFQHNDNEDLLTRAYMEGRLILETSSDGTAPLAVPLSGKQGVYGILQMKMNQYPLDQSDINLISALAETAGNAFENARLYEHSNTLINELRIINEITKRLNQSLKLQDIFNFASRKLISTFGADYACIMRVDRENQRMVVQASNVLGVLNESTALDEGFSGLAYSTKDPIIVSDYHEQSNIKSRLMEITSSRSLIASPIIVNNEVVGVILVLHRKANYFSYENYKLLQVLSGHIGLAISNASLHAEVKRMVITDHLTGLYARHYLDEQVNFMQKKDYCGALIVADIDNFKKINDTFGHQIGDQILIQVSNIIKSSIRDTDIAARWGGEELAIYLPQATLEHTLQVAERIRKRIFDDTKPQVTVSCGIADWSWEDERISVESLFYKADMALYEAKHQGKNRIRVAKAN; encoded by the coding sequence ATGAACGGAAATTTGAAAGAGGATTATGTCGATGGCCAGCAGCTTTCCGGTTGGGACGAAGCATCCGACGCAAAGCAGACGGAGTTATTTTCGCATGCTTTGCTTCGGGATAGTTTTTTGAGCTGGGCGTCACAGTTGAAAACGGATTCCGTGTTTAAGGATGGAATTTTATTTGTATGCGATGCTTCCGGTGAACTTATTGACAGCACGGCCATGTCGAGCAATCACGGAGCGCAGGTTGAAACGGTTTCGCCGGCTTTTCTGCAGGGCGCCGCTTGGTCGGAAGCAAACCTGGGGCGCAATGCGGTTGCGACCGCTATGAAATCGCGGCTTCCGAGCCGGGGAGGTGCCGAAGGCCTTGATGCCGCTAGCTTGAAAGGCTTCGTTACCTATGCCGTCCCGTGCCGTGCCTTCGGCCAAGTTTCCTGTTATTTGGGGCTGCTGCAGCCCTCCGGAAAGGAAACGGGAAGTGAGCTGGCCCTGATGAAAGCGTCCGCACCGGCCTTTGGATTGCAATTGGAACTGCTGACGGAAAAAAAGAAGAGCGAGCACCTGAATGAGATGCACGAGTACAATCAAGCGGAATTGACCAAACGCGATCTTCTTATCGAAACCTCCAAAAAACTGCACTCAAAAATCGATGCTGATTCCGTTCTTGCGGAAATTTTTCAAAGCTTTGAGAAAATTTACCCTTCAGTTGAAATTGATCTGTTTTTATCGCAGGACAGCCACAGCAGCAATTTACCGGTAAAACCGCTGATTTTTCAGCATAACGACAATGAGGATTTGCTGACGCGCGCATATATGGAAGGCCGGCTGATTTTGGAGACTTCCTCGGACGGTACGGCCCCGCTTGCCGTTCCGTTGAGCGGAAAACAGGGGGTTTACGGGATTTTGCAGATGAAAATGAATCAATATCCGCTGGATCAATCCGATATCAATTTGATTTCGGCGCTTGCCGAAACAGCCGGAAATGCCTTTGAGAATGCCCGTTTGTATGAGCATTCCAATACGTTGATCAATGAGCTGAGAATCATCAATGAAATCACCAAGAGATTGAACCAAAGCTTGAAGCTGCAGGATATTTTCAATTTTGCCTCGAGGAAGCTGATCAGTACGTTTGGAGCGGATTACGCCTGTATTATGAGGGTGGACCGCGAGAATCAAAGGATGGTGGTCCAAGCGAGCAATGTGTTGGGAGTCCTTAATGAAAGCACTGCTTTGGATGAAGGATTCTCCGGCTTGGCATATTCCACCAAGGATCCGATTATCGTTTCCGATTATCATGAGCAGTCCAACATTAAATCCAGGCTGATGGAGATCACAAGCTCAAGGTCGTTGATTGCCTCTCCGATCATTGTCAATAACGAGGTCGTCGGAGTCATTCTTGTCCTCCACCGTAAAGCCAACTACTTTTCTTATGAGAATTACAAATTGCTCCAGGTTTTGTCCGGCCATATAGGACTGGCCATCTCCAACGCTTCCCTGCATGCCGAGGTCAAACGCATGGTCATAACGGATCATCTGACGGGGCTTTATGCGAGGCATTATTTGGACGAGCAGGTCAATTTCATGCAGAAAAAAGACTACTGCGGAGCACTCATCGTTGCAGATATCGATAATTTTAAAAAAATCAACGATACCTTCGGACATCAAATCGGCGATCAGATCCTCATTCAGGTCAGCAATATTATCAAATCGAGCATCCGTGATACGGATATTGCCGCCCGTTGGGGCGGTGAGGAGCTGGCCATTTATCTGCCGCAGGCGACACTTGAACATACCCTGCAGGTGGCGGAAAGAATCCGCAAACGAATCTTTGACGATACAAAGCCCCAGGTTACGGTATCCTGCGGGATTGCCGATTGGAGCTGGGAAGACGAGAGGATCAGTGTGGAAAGTTTGTTCTACAAAGCCGACATGGCGTTATACGAAGCTAAGCATCAGGGCAAAAACCGGATTCGGGTGGCCAAAGCCAACTGA
- the ftsW gene encoding putative lipid II flippase FtsW: MNPPRRGTPDFLLLLLTFALVGFGLVMVFSASYNLNADPLYFTKRQSLWAVLGTGAMLFLMNLNYKKLKVWFVPFFVATLFLLVFVLLFGVERNGAKSWFGIGSIGGQPTEFAKLAIILYLSALISKKGEKIRDFKTGFLPVLMIVGFVALLIMLQPDLGSTMILVLTATILMIAGGVNLKHLFMIGGAMSLLLAIFVSVSLLRGHTESYRLDRFTAFVDPWSHQLDSGFHTVQSLYAFGHGGLSGAGFGQSIQKLFYLPEAHNDFIFAIIGEELGFVGSLIFLLVYLLFLWRGLLIALRSTDPFGVLVGTGIISMIGVQAVINIGGVTNVIPITGVTLPFISFGGSSLLTTMMSTGILLSISRENTRLNREQQT, translated from the coding sequence TGGTGATGGTATTCAGTGCCAGCTACAATTTGAATGCCGATCCGCTTTACTTTACCAAAAGGCAATCGCTTTGGGCAGTTTTGGGTACGGGCGCGATGTTGTTTCTAATGAATTTGAATTACAAAAAATTAAAGGTGTGGTTCGTCCCTTTCTTTGTGGCGACCCTCTTCTTATTGGTATTTGTGCTTTTATTCGGCGTGGAAAGAAACGGCGCCAAAAGCTGGTTCGGCATCGGTTCGATTGGCGGACAGCCGACCGAATTCGCCAAACTGGCCATCATCCTTTATTTGTCCGCCTTGATCAGCAAAAAAGGTGAAAAAATCCGCGATTTCAAAACAGGATTTCTGCCGGTTTTAATGATCGTAGGATTCGTTGCCTTGCTAATCATGCTGCAACCGGACCTCGGTTCCACCATGATTCTCGTGTTGACCGCCACAATCCTCATGATTGCCGGCGGCGTCAATTTGAAGCACCTGTTCATGATCGGCGGAGCCATGTCGCTGCTGTTGGCGATTTTTGTATCCGTAAGTTTGCTGAGAGGCCATACCGAAAGCTACCGTTTGGATCGGTTTACGGCATTTGTCGATCCATGGTCTCACCAGCTGGATTCCGGATTTCACACTGTTCAATCTCTCTATGCATTCGGGCATGGAGGATTGTCGGGCGCAGGTTTCGGACAAAGCATTCAGAAGCTGTTTTATCTTCCGGAAGCCCACAATGATTTTATCTTTGCCATTATCGGCGAGGAATTGGGATTTGTGGGAAGCCTCATCTTCTTATTGGTTTATTTGCTGTTTCTTTGGCGCGGTTTGTTGATTGCTCTCCGCAGCACCGATCCGTTCGGCGTGCTTGTCGGTACGGGCATTATCAGCATGATCGGCGTTCAAGCCGTCATCAATATAGGCGGGGTGACAAACGTCATTCCGATTACCGGCGTTACGCTGCCGTTCATCAGCTTTGGAGGCTCTTCTCTGCTTACCACGATGATGTCTACGGGAATCCTTTTGAGTATTTCAAGGGAAAACACCAGACTGAATCGGGAGCAGCAGACTTAG
- a CDS encoding TVP38/TMEM64 family protein yields the protein MGSFGTLSVFFGMLAVFGQTFFPYLPFVVVAGANVLMFGMFWGFVINYSMSILGAFASFLFARYLARDWVDSRLQKYPQISLFKRNIEKNGFIYILIGRLIPVLPSTFVNWGSGLSRLSWGPFLGATMIGKLPVVFLESLIGHDLLHFKEHKERLLLLILIFLLLVGAGSWMKKKTVRNQNQNQ from the coding sequence ATGGGTTCATTCGGGACGCTTTCCGTGTTTTTTGGCATGCTTGCCGTTTTTGGACAAACGTTTTTTCCCTATCTTCCTTTTGTCGTGGTTGCCGGCGCCAATGTATTGATGTTTGGGATGTTTTGGGGTTTTGTGATCAATTATTCAATGTCCATTCTTGGAGCGTTTGCATCGTTTCTGTTCGCCAGATATTTGGCTCGCGATTGGGTTGATTCACGGCTGCAGAAATATCCGCAAATTTCGTTATTCAAACGCAATATTGAGAAAAACGGATTTATCTACATATTGATTGGAAGGTTAATCCCCGTTCTGCCTTCGACTTTTGTCAACTGGGGATCAGGGTTGTCCCGCTTATCCTGGGGTCCTTTTCTTGGGGCGACGATGATCGGAAAACTGCCTGTGGTGTTTCTGGAAAGCCTGATCGGTCATGATCTGCTGCATTTCAAAGAACATAAGGAAAGGTTATTGCTGCTGATTTTGATATTTCTTCTGCTGGTTGGTGCGGGGAGCTGGATGAAGAAAAAAACGGTCAGGAATCAGAATCAGAATCAATAG
- a CDS encoding aminopeptidase, with amino-acid sequence MKDSRVVTLAKNLAGYSIKVRPGDKVLIEMIGSERELLKCLVEEVSARGGEPHVQLTDRSVQRALLMNATQDQMQRWAEWDLQRMQAMDAYIGIRAGENINEMADVPSDKMKHYDTHYYKPVHLEERVKRTRWVVLRYPNASMAQLASMSTEAFEDFYFNVCNLDYGKMSKAMDPLSALMNRTDKVRIVSKGTDLTFSIKDIPSVKCDGVRNIPDGEVYTAPVRNSVNGTIHYNTPTIYSGVTFEDVRFRFENGKIVEASSSDTKRLNEILDSDEGARYIGEFSLGFNPYIKKPMKDILFDEKIDGSLHFTPGQAYEEADNGNRSTIHWDLVLIQRPEYGGGEVYFDDVLIRKDGRFVIKELEDLNPENLM; translated from the coding sequence ATGAAAGACAGTCGTGTGGTGACTCTGGCAAAAAATTTAGCGGGATATTCCATTAAGGTGCGGCCGGGAGATAAAGTGCTTATCGAAATGATCGGTTCGGAACGCGAATTGTTGAAATGCTTGGTGGAAGAGGTGAGTGCCCGCGGCGGGGAACCGCATGTCCAATTGACCGACCGCAGCGTTCAGCGCGCGCTGCTCATGAATGCCACGCAGGATCAGATGCAACGCTGGGCGGAATGGGACCTGCAGCGGATGCAGGCTATGGATGCCTATATCGGCATACGCGCCGGCGAGAATATCAATGAAATGGCCGATGTCCCTTCGGACAAGATGAAGCACTATGATACGCATTATTATAAGCCGGTGCACCTGGAGGAAAGAGTCAAGCGGACCCGATGGGTGGTTCTGCGTTATCCGAATGCATCCATGGCACAGCTGGCCAGTATGAGCACCGAGGCGTTTGAGGATTTTTACTTCAATGTCTGCAATTTGGATTACGGCAAAATGTCCAAAGCCATGGATCCTCTTTCCGCTTTGATGAATCGGACGGACAAGGTGCGTATCGTGTCGAAGGGAACGGATTTAACCTTCTCCATCAAGGATATTCCGTCGGTCAAATGCGACGGCGTCAGAAACATTCCCGACGGCGAGGTTTATACGGCTCCTGTAAGAAACTCCGTCAACGGCACCATCCACTATAATACCCCCACGATTTATTCCGGCGTAACCTTTGAGGATGTCAGATTCCGCTTCGAGAACGGAAAAATCGTGGAAGCCTCCAGCAGCGACACCAAGCGTCTTAATGAAATTCTTGATTCGGACGAAGGCGCGCGTTATATCGGTGAATTCAGTCTTGGATTCAATCCCTATATCAAAAAACCGATGAAGGATATTCTGTTTGATGAGAAGATAGACGGCAGTCTGCACTTCACTCCGGGACAGGCGTACGAAGAAGCCGATAACGGCAACCGTTCGACCATTCACTGGGACCTGGTATTGATTCAACGGCCGGAATACGGCGGCGGCGAGGTTTATTTTGACGATGTGCTGATCCGCAAGGACGGTCGGTTCGTAATCAAGGAATTGGAAGACTTGAATCCGGAAAATTTGATGTAA
- a CDS encoding Asp23/Gls24 family envelope stress response protein has product MTENHESGAVRISDDVVATIAGLAALETPGVAGMSGGISEGLTKRLSGKNVQKGVSVEVGQLEAAVDLRIIVQYGYQIHDVCRKLQENVKEAIVMMTGLKVVEVNVKVEGVAFKEEEHEEQPNRVK; this is encoded by the coding sequence ATGACGGAAAATCATGAATCTGGAGCGGTTCGGATTTCGGATGACGTCGTTGCTACGATTGCCGGTTTGGCCGCATTGGAAACACCAGGGGTTGCCGGAATGTCGGGCGGTATTTCCGAGGGATTAACCAAGCGGTTGTCCGGGAAAAATGTCCAGAAAGGCGTTTCCGTTGAAGTCGGTCAATTGGAAGCGGCGGTGGATTTGCGGATTATCGTTCAGTACGGATATCAGATACACGATGTTTGCCGGAAGCTTCAAGAGAATGTGAAAGAAGCCATTGTCATGATGACGGGGTTGAAGGTTGTTGAAGTGAATGTAAAAGTCGAAGGCGTGGCGTTTAAAGAAGAGGAGCATGAAGAACAGCCGAATCGGGTCAAGTAA